From the genome of Leptotrichia sp. HSP-342:
TTTGATTTGTATATCAAAAATCGTGAATCCCTTGTAAAACATCTGAAAGAAGGAACAGTTGACGTTGCTTTAATGGAGGAATATTTCATTGAAGATAAGGAAATAAAAGTTATTGAAACTGAGGAATATCCTTTTGTCGTTGTGGCAGGGGAAAAAATATCAGATTATAATGAATTAAAGGAAATGCAGCTGTTAAAGCGGGATACTGTATTGACAAGCAAATACTTGGATTTATTTGAAAAAATAATAGGATTTAATTTTGAAAACAGAATTGTCATAAATGGAAGTATCGAAACGATGAAAAACCTTATAAAAAGTGGGCTTGGTTTTGCCGTTCTGCCGTATTACAGCGTTTATGAGGAAATCGAAAAAGGCACATTAAAAGTAATTCATAACTTTGAAAAATCTGAAGATAAGTTTCAAATTGCCTATATCCGTGAAAATGGAGAAAAACCTGGAATTTCCAAATTTGTGAAATTTGTGAAGGATTACAAAATTACACCAGCATTATTTTCAGTAAAAAATAAATAGTAATTTAAACAGATAATTTATAAATAAATTTTAGGAGGAAAATTATGTTAAAAGAGAATATCAGAAATTCGTATTTAACAGCTTTTGAAACTGTGAAGGCATTTGTGGAAAATGAGGAAAATATTGAAAAAACAGAAAAAATTGCACAGGAATTAGCATTAGCCTATAAAAATGGGAAAAAATCGTTAATTGCAGGAAATGGTGGAAGTAACTGTGATGCGATGCACTTTGCAGAAGAATTTACAGGAAGATTTAGAAAAGACAGAAGAGCGCTTCCGTCTATAAGTATCAGCGATTCTTCCCATATCACATGTGTTGGAAATGATTACGGATTTGATTTTGTATTTGCAAAAGGTGTGGAAGCATTTGGGCAGGAAGGTGACTTTTTCTTTGGAATTTCAACTTCGGGAAATTCTAAAAATATAATTGAGGCTGTAAAATCGGCAAAAGAGCGAAATTTAAAAACTGTAGCACTGCTTGGAAAAGATGGCGGGAAATTAAAAGGAGTATGTGACTATGAATTCATAATTCCTGGAGAAACATCAGACAGGATTCAGGAAGTTCATATGATGATTCTGCATATTATAATTGAAGGTGTGGAAAGAATTTTATTTCCTGAAAACTATAGTTTCCTGAAAACTGTTAAAAATAAGTTGATTTCATTTTTTGAGTAATTCGGTTAATGTAGGAGGAAAATGAAAAAAAGTGTAAATATAGAAAAAATTAGAAATACAGAATATTTGAAATTAGCACTTGGGTTTACTTTGTCAACGCTGACAACGCCCTTGTTAAATTCTGTTGACACAGCAGTTGTAGGAAATCTTTCAAATCCAGTCTTTATAGGTGGAGTAACACTTGGAGGAACGATTTTTAATACAATTTATTGGCTATTTGGCTTTTTACGTGTTAGCACATCTGGATATTCTGCAAAGGCTTTTGGAGAAAATAATGAAAAGGAAGAAATTACAGTATTAATCCGTCCCATATTAATTTCACTTATTTTAGGATTTCTGTTTGTTATTTTTCAGAAAGCTATTTTATGGGGATTTATTCATTTTTTTGATGCTGGAAAGGAGATTACGAAATATATAGAAATTTATTTTAATATTCTAATATGGGGAGCCCCTTTCGTATTTCTGAACTATACATTTTTGGGATGGATAATGGGACGAAAAGAAATAAAAAAATGTCTAATTTTGCAACTTATGACAAATATTGTGAATATTTTTCTTGATTTATATTTTGTAGAAGTTTTAAGAATGGATGTTGCTGGAGTAGCAGCTGCTACACTAATTTCCCAAATTATGACAACTCTTTTATCAATTTTTATTATTTTAAGAACTTTTTCACTAAAAAAAATCTTATACAATATAAATTTGAAAGAAATATTTGATAGAAGCGAAATAAAAAAAGTTGGAGCAGTGAATTCAGATTTAGTGATTCGTACAGTCTGTTTACTGATAGCAACAAATTTATTCTTGGAAAAAGCTGCACATAACGGTAAAATAATATTAGCTGCAAATTCTATATTATTTCAAGTTCAATATCTGATGTCGTATATTTTTGATGGCTTTGCTAATGCATCAAGTGTGTTTTCAGGTATAGCGGCAGGAGAGAAAAATTTTAGAAAACTAAAATGGGTAATGAGAAAATCAATACAGTTTTGTATTATAATTTCAATATTTTTGAGTACAGCATTTGTTTTTGGAGGTAAAAAGCTGTTGTTGTTTTATACAAAAAATGCAGAAGTTATAAATATTGCAAATCAGTATAAAATTTGGATAATCATATTTCCATTAGTTGTAAGTTTTGGGCTAGTAATTTACGGAAATTTTACAGGCACAACAGAAACAGCATATATAAGAAATTCAATGTTACAATCGTTAGTATTTTTTCTAATAGTGTATTTTACAGTGATGCCAGTATATCAAAATCACGGATTATGGTTATCTTTCATAGTTTTTTCATTAGCAAGGTCGTTATTTTTAATGAGATATGTTAAAAAATTTTTGGAAAAATATAAATTGGAATTGAATGTAAAAACATCAATAAATAGTGGTATTTAGCTAGTTTTTACAATTATATGCTAAAAAAATTTTCATATAAGGAATTTTATTATGATTTCATTTTGAATAAATAGCTTTTTATAAGAAGTTTAACAGTTTTATGTGGTATATTACTGTTGAAACAAAATTTAAAGAAAAGGAATGATGAAGATGAAATTATTGAAAAAATCAATGCTAGTATTGTCTGTAATGACATTAATTGGAGGAATGAGTTTTGCCGCAACAGCTAAGAAAAGACCTGCTGCAAGAAAGGTAGCTTCAGAATCATATACTTGCGGTTCTGAAAGAATAACAGTTTCTTATCCAGCAACAAATACTGCTAGAGTAGTGACTAAAGCAGGGAATGTTTATAACCTTAAAGTAGCAGTATCAGGTAGTGGATCAAGATACGTTTCTAAAAATGGAAATGTAGAATTCTTCAAAGGTGGAAAAGATGCTATTTATAGAGGACCTAATGGTATTGAAAAATCTTGCACAAGAAGATAACAAAATTTATTCTTAATTAATTGAAAAACATAGCTGACAGATTAAAAAAGTCTGAAAGCTATGTTTTTTATTTAGTTTGATTTTAGGTAATATTATACTATTCACCGTTTAAATAGCGAATGTTTAATAAATTTTGAACTATAGGTTGTCAAACAGGTCTATTATATAAGCAAGTAAAATCAGTCGCCATTTCCCTTGCAACCCTGGCTCGTCTAAACATTTTTTTGAAATGTTTCTAAATTTTATTTTGGAAACTAGTCTAAACATTTATTATTTGAATAAACCTTGATTACTACGAAAACGAAACTCGCTAACACCCACTTTCGCAAATAAAGATTAGAACTACTCTATAAAATACATTTGTTATAAAGCTTCTGGCGAAAGAAATACATAAATGTGTTTAGTCGTTTTCATTCCAAAAAAATCACGACATTCTGTATTAAATTATAAAGATTATTATATTTAAATTCTTAAATTTAGAAAATATTAAATAAGCAAAATTTCGTTAAGAGAAAAAGAACTAAACACGAATGTGTTTCTTTCACTATAATTTTTATATCAAATATTAATTATTTGAATTATTCTAACTTTTTATTGTGAAAGTGAGCTTTTGGAAACCTTTCAAATTACATTACTTATTAAAAATAAATAAATCTTTGTTCAAAAGCGAGTTTTCTTTTTTTCTTATAAGAAAAAAGTGTGGGTGCTGGGAGATGGCGTTTGATCTCCCTGCTTAGAGTAACTTATATAAATAAAATAAGAAAAAACAATTATTAATTAGAATACCTTAGAATAAAAAATTAATAAATGGAAATGCAGGATCATAAAAAGAATCTTTAATTTGAATACCTGAAGATAGATTTGAAATAGTTTGAATATTTTTTACAATTTTACAAAAAAATATAAAAATTTTTTTGATTATCTAAAATTATGGGGTACAATATTGTTAATAGGGAAATGATTTTTAATAATGGAAATTAGAAATTGAGAGGAATGAATAAAGATGATACACACAACAAAAGAGTTAGAAGAGATACAGAAAAATTTTATTGAAATGGAAGTAAAAAGTTTTGCAAGGGAAGTTGTTGAATTTATTGATGAAAGTCCGAGCAGTTATCATGTTGTAAAGAATTGTTCAGATATTTTGGATGAAAATGGATTTGAGAGAATTATGCCTCGTGAAAAATGGGAGTTAAAAAAAGGAGGAAAATATTTTTTGAAAAAATCCAGCTCTACTATAATTGCAATTACAATTGGTGAAAATTTTGATGTGAGAAAAGGGTTTAAGATTTTTGGAGCACATACCGATTCTCCTTGTTTTAGGATAAAACCTAATCCTGAAATGGTGACAGAAAATATGGTGAGATTAAATACAGAAGTTTATGGAGGGCCTATTTTGAGTACATGGTTCGATAGACCGCTCTCTATTGCCGGACGTGTTATTGTGAAAGGCGAAAATCCATTTTTTCCAAAAACTGTAAAAATTAAGATAGATGAACCGCTTTTGACAATACCAAATCTTGCGATTCATCAGAATAGAGAAGTAAATAATGGAGTAAAAATTGATAAACAGAATGATGTCTTGCCTTTAATTTCACTTATTAATCATAATTTTGAGAAGGAAGGCTATCTTGAAAGAATTATTTTAGAAAAGACAGGAATAAAAAAAGAAGATATAATTGATTTTGACTTGTATTTATATGCAACAGAAAAAGGTTGTCTTTTAGGTGCAAATGAGGAATTTATATCTTCATCAAAAATTGACAATCTTGCTTCTGTCTATACAGGGTTGATTGGACTTGTGGAAGCTAAAGAAAATAAGGACAGGATTAATATTTTTGTAGCTTTTGACAATGAAGAGATAGGAAGTGCCACAAAACAGGGAGCTGATTCCAATTATCTTTTGAATACGCTGGAAAGAATTGCTTTGTCGTTAGGACTTGATAGAAGCGAGTTTTTACAGATGCTGGAAAGTTCATATATTTTATCAGCTGATGCGGCACATGCCGCACATCCTGCACATTTAGGCAAAACAGACCCTACAAACCGTGGAAGAATAAATGAGGGTGTTTCAATAAAAATTAGTGCAAAACAAAAATATACATCCGATGGATATTCAATTGCTGTAATCAGACAGCTTATTGAAGGAACGGATATACGGATTCAGCCTTTTGTAAATGAATCAAATGAACTTGGAGGAAGTACAATTGGACCTCTTTCTTCAACACATCTGGATATAGACGGAGTAGATTTGGGAGTTCCAATGTTTGCGATGCATTCGGTACGTGAATTATGTGGAATTTTTGACGTGTTTTATTTGAAGGAATTAGCAAAGGAATTTTTTTCAAAAGGATAAAAAATATTATTTTTAAAGAGATAGCAGTACATCGGCTATCTTTTTTTAATGGCAAGTTTGTTGTTTTTTTAGAGTATCTATGATAAAATGAAAATAATACGAAATAGTAGAAAGGTAGTAAAATGAAAGTGTATTTAGAATTATTCTGGATTTTTTTTAAGATAGGTACATTTACTCTCGGTGGTGGATATGCCATGGTTCCGCTCATACAGAATGAAATTGTGAATAAGAAAAAATGGATTGAGGAAGAGGAGTTTGTAAAGCTTTTGGCACTTGCCCAGTCTTCACCAGGTGCATTGGCTGTGAATGTTTCAGTTTTTGTGGGGTATAAGATGAAAAGATTGCTGGGGCTCATAACTACAGTTCTGGGAGCAACATTGCCGTCGTTCATAATTATTCTTGTAATAGCTTCATTATTTAGCAATATACAAGATAACATATATGTTATAAAGGCTTTTAAGGCTATAAGACCGATGGTGGTTGCATTAATTGCGGCGAGTGTCTATACAATTGGAAAATCGGCTAAAATTAATAAAAAAACGTTATGGATTGTGATTTTGGTTGCAGTAATGGTTGCCTTTCTTAGATTTCCGCCTATTGTTATGATTATTTTAGGTGCTTTTTTAGGAAATGTCTGGATGAATTGGAGGGGAAAAAGATGAGTTTGGTAATACTATTAGTGTTATTTTTTGTGTTTTTTAAAATAGGGCTGTTCAGTTTTGGTGGCGGATATGCAATCTTACCGCTTATTCAGGCAGATGTTGTAGATTTACATAAATGGGTAAATGTACAGCAGTTTACGGACATTGTGGCAATTTCACAGGTAACGCCGGGACCAATTTCATTAAATGCCGCAACTTATGTCGGTTATCTGATTGGAAACAAGACTGGATTTTGGGATGCATTTATAATGGGGACAGTCGCAACATTGGGATTAATTCTTCCGTCAGTTATTATAATGACAATTTTTAGTAAATTTTATTTAAAATTTCAAGATAATAAATATATGGACAATGCATTTGCAGGATTAAAAATTGTTGTTGTTGGATTAATTCTGGCAGCTGCAATAATGCTGGTTGATAAAAAGAATTTTATAGACTGGAAAAGTGCAGTAATATTTATTATTTCTGTGATACTTGTGCTAAAATGGAAAGTAAATCCAATATTGCTTACAGTAATCGCAGGAATTGCGGGAATAATAATTTACTAAATATAACTGTTTTCTTAAAAGTAAAAATTAATAAGCTGAGAAATTTTAAAAATAAATTTTGTAATGAAAATACATGGGAATATTTTATAATTATTAAAATATAAAATGAATAAATATCGATTTTTAATAAAAGAAAAGGATACGAAAGAAAAGAGGGAAATTATGAAAAAAAAATACACTATTGCATTATTAATATTAATTTTGGTATTTAGCTGTGGTAAAAAAGATAAAAAGACGCAAAATTCTCAAAGTAAGCCGAAGATTGAAAATATACAGGATGGTAAACTTAAGGAATTAACGAAAAAAGCTGAAAAAGGAGATGTGTTGGCACAGACTGAACTTGGAGATATGTATCTTCACGGAAATGGAGTAAAAGTAGATTACAAAAAATCTATGGAGTGGAGTAAAAAAGCTGCTGAAAAAGGAAGCTACCGTGCAATGACTAACATTGGAATTCTTTATCTTGATGGACTTGGTGTAGAAAAAGACTATAAAAAGGCTTTTGATTCATTTTCAAAGGCGACAGATGGCGGAGATACAAAAGGACCAAGATATTTAGGGATAATGTCTGAAAAAGGACTTGGTGTAAAAAAAAGCCTTGATGATGCCGCATTTTACTATGAAATTGGAGATAGCAGCGGAGACTTGACGTCACGATACAATCTCGGTAAAATTCATGAAAAAGTAGGAGATTATGCAAGATCAATAGAACTTTACAAAAAAACAGATGGAAGAATGGATAAAATTACAGCTCCAATGTACGAAGCACTTGGAGATTTATATGCGGCTGGAAAAGGTGTAGAAAAAAATACAAAGGAAGCTAAAGAATGGTATGAAAAAGCTGTAAAGTCTGGAAGTCAGGAAGCTCAAGATAAAATAGCAAAATTAAAATAGTCTTTAGAATTTTCATTTAATTTTTTATTTTAACAAGTTATAAAAAATTTGTAAATAATGTTATTTACTAAAATTGTTATTTATGATAAAATAAGTTAAGAAATTTAAATATATTCATATAACTATATAATTTTTATTTTAATTAAATATAAATTCTATAATTTCAGAAATTTAATTCTTAATTTTATAAATTTAAATTTTATGTGAACTATAAATATAATATTTAGATTGAATGTAAAATTAAGAGAACTTTATTTCAGACTATACTTTTTTACCTAAACTTTATAAGTTTTTGGAATTTTATAAAAATAAAAATTAATGAAAATAGAAAGGAGACGCTACGCTAATTATATGTAGTCTTTTTTATTAAAAGGTAGAAAATATTTTAATAAAAAAAGAAACGTAGCAGTAGGAAATAATGTTAGAAACATTGATTTTTAGAGAAATAAGATATAATGAAAATAATGAGCAGCTTCTCAAGGAAAATTTGGAAAAAATAAAAGAAAATCCTAATGATGTGGAAGTATTAAAAACATTAGCTTCCATCTATCACGCACTAAAAGAAAATGATAAAGCAATTGATATTTATGAAAAATTGGTAAAATTAAAACCTGAAGAAATAGAAACAAGAGCATTTCTAGGTTATTTGTACTATGAAAATGAAGAACTTGACAAAGCGGAAGAAAACTTTAATAAGGCACTTGATGTAAGCACAGAGGATGAACCGTTTATATTGTTCCTTTTGGGAAATATTTATTCAAGAAAAGGTAAAATCTCAGAAGCAGTTGACTGTTATGAGCTTGCTATATTCCTTGATTTTGATATGTATATTGCACATATTGATTTTGCTAGAAAATATGAACATATGGGACGACACCAAAAGGCGCTTGAAGAATACAGGGCAGCATTTAGAATTGATTCAAGGGATGAAGGACTTGTTGAAAAAATAAACTACATCGAAAATAAATGTAAAAATTCAGAAGATGAAGATAAAAAAGTAAATTTTTCAGGAGTAAATTTAGGAATTGTTTAAAATTAAACTGAATATTTTTAAATAAAATATAGTTTTAGAAAGTTGTCGTATGATAACTTTCTATTATTTTTTAAATGATGTTAAAGGAGAGAAAAAGTGGTAAATTTAGTATGTGAGGCTATTCTTCCAGATTGTCCGATGAAGGATGTGGAAGAAATTGAAAAAAGTATAATGACAACCTATAAAAAGAGCATATGGGCAAAATTTTTGAAGGCAATTAGTGATTTTGATATGATACAGGATGGGGACAAGATTGCGATTGGTGTATCTGGTGGAAAGGATAGCCTGCTTTTGGTAAAACTGTTTCAGGAATTGAAGAAAGACAAACGGAAGAATTTTGAATTTAAGGCAGTTAGTTTAAATCCTGGTTTTAGGAATTCTGATTTGGATAATTTTAAAAATAATTTGGACAAGTTAAATATTGACTGTGATATTATTAATACGAATATTTGGGAAATTGCAAATGAAAAGGCAAAAGACTATCCGTGTTTTTTATGTGCTAAAATGAGGCGTGGAATTTTGTATACGCAAGTAGAGGAACTTGGATTTAATAAATTGACGCTTGGGCATCATTTTGATGATGTAATTGAAACAACTCTTATAAACATGCTTTATGCAGGAACAATGAAGACAATGACTCCAAAAGTTCCATCAACTTCTGGAAAATTGGAACTAATTCGTCCATTAATCTATGTAAAGGAAGCTGATATAATTGATTACACAAAAACAAATGGAATCCGTGCGATGAACTGTGGATGTACAATCGAAGCTGGAAAAACTTCGAGCAAACGTAGGGAAGTAAAAAATTTATTAGCCGAACTTGAAGAAAAAAATCCGGGAGTAAAGCAAAGTGTGTTTAATTCAATGAAAAATATAAATCTGGATTATGTTTTTGGATATACAGGTGGAAAGGAAGCAGAATAAATAAAGATAATTAATAGCTTTATATAGTAGTGAAATAAAATTTTATACCATTGTGGTAGTAAATGTTTGAGTAGTCATAGACTGCTCTTTTTTTTTAGGGAGAAGTAGAGAATCTGGTTGTACATACGAGTATAATAAGGTATAATTAAAAAGAAATAATGAAATAAATAAAAAGTTAGGAGCTGATTTTATGGAAAAAAATTTTAATCAAAAATGGTGGCACAAATCTGTAGTTTACCAAATTTATCCAAAGAGTTTCAATGATACGACTGGAAGTGGAGAAGGAGATATAAGAGGAATTATTGAGAAACTTGATTATCTGAAGGAACTTGGAGTGGAAGTAATCTGGATTACTCCAATGTATAAATCTCCACAGAATGACAATGGATACGATATAAGTGACTACTACAATATTGATCCTAATTACGGAACAATGGCAGATTTTGAGGAAATGCTTACAGAAGCACATAAAAGAAATTTAAAAATAGTGATGGATATTGTTGTAAATCACTCTTCTACTGAAAATGAATGGTTTAAAAAGTCTGAAGCTGGAGATCCTGAATATAAAGATTTCTATATATGGAAAGATGCAGTTGATGGAAAAGAGCCTACAAACTGGCAATCTAAATTTGGAGGAAATGCCTGGCAATATTCAGAAAAGAGAAGACAGTATTATCTTCACTTGTTTGATGTTACGCAAGCTGATTTAAACTGGGAAAATGAAAATGTAAGAAAAAAGGTATATGAAATGATAAAATTTTGGCTAAATAAAGGTGTGGATGGATTTAGACTGGATGTTATAAATCTTATATCAAAGGATCAGAGATTTTTAAATGATGACGGAAGTGATACAAGATTTGTTCCTGACGGAAGAAGATTTTATACAGATGGGCCTAGAATCCATGAATTTTTGAAGGAAATGAATAAAGAAGCCTTTGGAGGAGGAGAGCTTATCACAGTGGGAGAAATGTCTTCCACAAGCCTTGATAACTGTATCAGATATTCAAATCCTGATGAAAAGGAATTATCAATGGCATTTTCATTTCATCATCTGAAGGTGGATTATCCAAATGGGGAGAAATGGGCGAAAGCACCATTTGATTTTGTGGAATTGAAAAAAATATTCTCTAAATGGCAAATTGGAATGTATGAAGGAAATGGATGGAATGCAACTTTTTGGAATAACCATGATCAGCCAAGAGCATTATCAAGATTTGGAAATGATAAGGAATATCATAGTGAATCGGCTAAAATGCTTGCCACAGTTCTTCACGGATTACAGGGAACGCCTTACATTTATCAAGGGGAAGAATTTGGAATGACAAATCCATATTTTGATGAGATTAGTAAATATCGTGATGTAGAATCAACTAATAATTACAAAATTTTACTTAATAAAGGATGTTCAGAAGAAGAAGCCATCGAAATCTTAATGCAAAAATCAAGAGATAATTCAAGAACGCCTGTCCAATGGAATGATTCTGAAAATGCAGGATTTACAACTGGAACTCCATGGATTGGAATACCTAAAAATTATAAGACAATTAATGCTGAAGCGGCTTTAAAAGATAAAAATTCAGTATTCTATCATTATAAAAAATTAATCGATTTAAGAAGAAATGAAGAATTGATGGTAACAGGAAAATATGAAGACATTGATTTGGAAAACAAAAGTGTTTATGCCTATAAACGTGTTGGAGAAAAAGGAGAACTAATTGTAATTAGCAATTTCTATGGAACAGAAGCAGAATTCGAGATGGAAGGAAATGGAATTAAAAGCTTGGAAAATGCTCAAATTTTATTATCAAATTATGAAACTAATCCTGAAATTAAAGGTGAAAAAATTATTTTGAAGCCTTATGAGTCGATTATTTTCAAAAGGTAGCTGAATTTTTTAAGGAAAATGAAAAAGGAATTGATGATATATGAAAAGAATAATAATATTAATTATATCGGTAATGACGTTGCAAGCTGTTCCTATCTTGATGCATCAAGGGAAGAAATGAACAAAAGAGGAGTTGAGTGCAGATATAATAAAAGAGGCGGAGTTGAAAATTGTCGATATATGGATTGATAATTTTAGTCATATAGAAGGAGATGATTTGTATGAAAAAGTTAATAGTGCTGATATTACTGGTATCAGTACTGGTTGTAAATTGTTCATATTTTGAAGGAGCGGAAAAAGAGCGAAGAGAGCGAGGCTGGGAATGCCGGTACAACTATAAAGGAGAAATGCAGCATTGTGGTTATATAAATTAAAAAAATTAATATATGAAAGATTAATTGGGTTAAAAAACATAATAAAGGAGATGGTAAGAATGAAAAACTTAGTAATTTTAGTTATTTTGATATTAACTGCTATAAGTTGTTCTTATGTGGAAAGTGGAGAAAGACAATTAAGAGAAAGAGGTTGGGAATGCCTATACAATGGTAAGGGAGAAGTTCAAGTCTGTGGATTTATAAACTAATAGTCTTAAATTATGTAGTATAATAAAAAGGAGATAATGAAATGAAAAACTTAGCGATTTTAATTATATTAATGTTAACTGTTATAAGTTGCTCATATTTTGAAGGAGCAGAAAGAACGATGAAAGAAAGAGGATATGAGTGTATGTATACTTATAAAGGAGAACTACAGGGTTGCAATTATATAAAATAGATATAATTTAGAATTTTATAAAATGCAGATTTTTTAGATAGAAGATTAATTGGGTTTGAGATAATAAAAAAGGAGATGATATATATGAAAAGAATAATGATATTGATTGTACTAGTGTCAGTATTAGTTGTAAATTGTTCATATTTTGAGGGTGCTGAAAGGACTGAAAGAGAAAGAGGATATGAGTGTATGTATACTTATAAAGGAGAACTACAGGGTTGCAATTATATAAAATAGATATAATTTAGCATTTTATAAAATGCAGATTTTTTAGATAGAAGATTAATTGGGTTTGAGATAATAAAAAAGGAGATGATATATATGAAAAGAATAATGATATTGATTGTACTAGTGTCAGTATTAGTTGTAAATTGTTCATATTTTGAGGGTGCTGAAAGGACTGAAAGAGAAAGAGGATATGAGTGTATGTATACTTATAAAGGAGAACTACAGGGTTGCAATTATATAAAATAGAAATAATTTAGTATTTTAAAAACAGAGATTTTTTAAATAATAAAATTAATTGAGTTTAAAATATAAAAAGGGAGATGATTTGTATGAAAAAAATAATAATATTAGTTACATTAACTGCAATGATAATGAGCTGTTCCGAGCTTGCTAGAATGGAGGAGGAATATCAGCAGGATCTTAGAGAGAGGGGACGAGAATGCATGTATAATTATAAGGGAGAATTACAGGGGTGTAATTATATAAAATAGAGATAGTTTAGTATTTTATAAAACATAGGAAATACAGATTTTTTAGAAAGAATTAATTGATTTCAAAATGATGATAAAGGAGATGAATTATATGAAAAAAATAATAATATTAGTTATATTAACTGCAATGATAATGAGCTGTTCTGAGCTTGCTAGAATGGAGGAGGAATATCAGCAGGATCTTAGAGAGAGGGGGATAAGATGCCGATATAACTACAAAGGAGAATTACAACATTGTGGTTATATAAATTAATAATTATAGCAATTATAGCATAAGGAGATAATTAATTATGAAAAAAATAATAGTATTAATTGTATTACTGTTAATAGTAACTAGTTGTTCTGAACTTTCCGAATTAGAATCTGGAAGACAACAAAGAATAAAAGAAAGGGGACGGGAATGCATGTATAATTATAAGGGAGAATTACAAGGTTGTAATTATATGAAATAGAAATGATTTAGTATTTTATAAAATACAAAAAATGCAGATTTTTTTAGATAAAAAATTAATCGAGTTTAAAATAATGAAAAAGGAGCTGAGCAAGTATGAAAAAATTAATGGTGTTGATAGTATTAACATCCGCATTAGTTGTAAGCTGTTCTTATTTTTCTGAACTTAATGAAATAGCTGAAAATGAAAAAAGAGAAAGAGGTTGGAGATGCCGATACAACTATAGAGGTGAGATACAACATTGTGGTTATATAAATTAAAGAAGAAAAGATTAATTGAGTTAAAAACATAATAAAGAAGGTGATAAGTATGAAAAAAGTAGTAATTTCAGTTATTTTGATGTTAACTGCCATAAGCTGTTCATATGTAGAGGGAGGAGAAAGATTAATAAGAGAAAGGGGAGTTGAATGTCTATATAATTATAAAGGGGAATTACAGATTTGTAATCTAAAATAAAGATAAATTTAGTATTTTGAAAAATACAGGAAATACTGATTCTTTAGATAAAAGGTTAATTGGGTTTAAAATACTGAAAAAGGAGTCGAATT
Proteins encoded in this window:
- a CDS encoding tetratricopeptide repeat protein, which produces MLETLIFREIRYNENNEQLLKENLEKIKENPNDVEVLKTLASIYHALKENDKAIDIYEKLVKLKPEEIETRAFLGYLYYENEELDKAEENFNKALDVSTEDEPFILFLLGNIYSRKGKISEAVDCYELAIFLDFDMYIAHIDFARKYEHMGRHQKALEEYRAAFRIDSRDEGLVEKINYIENKCKNSEDEDKKVNFSGVNLGIV
- a CDS encoding tRNA lysidine(34) synthetase; the encoded protein is MVNLVCEAILPDCPMKDVEEIEKSIMTTYKKSIWAKFLKAISDFDMIQDGDKIAIGVSGGKDSLLLVKLFQELKKDKRKNFEFKAVSLNPGFRNSDLDNFKNNLDKLNIDCDIINTNIWEIANEKAKDYPCFLCAKMRRGILYTQVEELGFNKLTLGHHFDDVIETTLINMLYAGTMKTMTPKVPSTSGKLELIRPLIYVKEADIIDYTKTNGIRAMNCGCTIEAGKTSSKRREVKNLLAELEEKNPGVKQSVFNSMKNINLDYVFGYTGGKEAE
- the treC gene encoding alpha,alpha-phosphotrehalase, whose translation is MEKNFNQKWWHKSVVYQIYPKSFNDTTGSGEGDIRGIIEKLDYLKELGVEVIWITPMYKSPQNDNGYDISDYYNIDPNYGTMADFEEMLTEAHKRNLKIVMDIVVNHSSTENEWFKKSEAGDPEYKDFYIWKDAVDGKEPTNWQSKFGGNAWQYSEKRRQYYLHLFDVTQADLNWENENVRKKVYEMIKFWLNKGVDGFRLDVINLISKDQRFLNDDGSDTRFVPDGRRFYTDGPRIHEFLKEMNKEAFGGGELITVGEMSSTSLDNCIRYSNPDEKELSMAFSFHHLKVDYPNGEKWAKAPFDFVELKKIFSKWQIGMYEGNGWNATFWNNHDQPRALSRFGNDKEYHSESAKMLATVLHGLQGTPYIYQGEEFGMTNPYFDEISKYRDVESTNNYKILLNKGCSEEEAIEILMQKSRDNSRTPVQWNDSENAGFTTGTPWIGIPKNYKTINAEAALKDKNSVFYHYKKLIDLRRNEELMVTGKYEDIDLENKSVYAYKRVGEKGELIVISNFYGTEAEFEMEGNGIKSLENAQILLSNYETNPEIKGEKIILKPYESIIFKR
- a CDS encoding tetratricopeptide repeat protein, which gives rise to MKKKYTIALLILILVFSCGKKDKKTQNSQSKPKIENIQDGKLKELTKKAEKGDVLAQTELGDMYLHGNGVKVDYKKSMEWSKKAAEKGSYRAMTNIGILYLDGLGVEKDYKKAFDSFSKATDGGDTKGPRYLGIMSEKGLGVKKSLDDAAFYYEIGDSSGDLTSRYNLGKIHEKVGDYARSIELYKKTDGRMDKITAPMYEALGDLYAAGKGVEKNTKEAKEWYEKAVKSGSQEAQDKIAKLK
- a CDS encoding lipoprotein yields the protein MKKIIVLIVLLLIVTSCSELSELESGRQQRIKERGRECMYNYKGELQGCNYMK